A window of Neisseria canis contains these coding sequences:
- the hfq gene encoding RNA chaperone Hfq, producing MTAKGQMLQDPFLNALRKEHVPVSIYLVNGIKLQGQVESFDQYVVLLRNTSVTQMVYKHAISTIVPARAVSLQHENKQAAQQQAAAPAETQASE from the coding sequence ATGACAGCTAAAGGACAGATGCTACAAGATCCTTTCTTGAACGCACTTCGCAAGGAACATGTTCCTGTATCTATTTATTTGGTAAACGGCATCAAATTGCAAGGTCAAGTTGAGTCTTTTGACCAATATGTGGTGTTATTGCGTAACACTTCTGTAACTCAAATGGTTTACAAACATGCAATCTCAACCATTGTTCCTGCACGTGCAGTAAGCTTGCAACATGAAAACAAGCAGGCAGCGCAACAGCAAGCAGCCGCTCCGGCAGAAACTCAAGCCTCTGAATAA
- the nrdA gene encoding class 1a ribonucleoside-diphosphate reductase subunit alpha, translated as MNAARNLKVTKRDGRLEELNLDKIHRVITWAAEGLDNVSVSQVELKSHIQFYNGIRTDDIHETIIKAAADLISEESPDYQYLAARLAIFHLRKIAYGQYEPPHLFTHVSKLVSEGKYDKHLLEDYTEAEFNELEDYIDHERDMTFSYAAVKQLEGKYLVQNRVTREIYETPQFLYILVAMCLFAKYPKESRLGYVKRFYDATSQFKISLPTPIMSGVRTPTRQFSSCVLIECDDSLDSINATTSSIVKYVSQRAGIGINAGRIRGLGSAIRGGEAQHTGCIPFFKMFQAAVKSCSQGGVRGGAATLFYPLWHIEVESLLVLKNNRGVEDNRVRHLDYGVQINRLLYTRLIKGGNIALFSPHEVPGLYDAFFEDQDEFERLYTQYEQDESIRKRIIPATDLFSLLMQERASTGRIYIQNVDHCNTHSPFDPKVAPVRQSNLCLEIALPTKPLNDINDENGEIALCTLSAFNLGALESLDELESLADLAVRALDALLDYQDYPVKAAYNATMNRRTLGIGVINYAYYLAKNGVRYSDDSAIGLTHKTFEAIQYYLLKASVALAKEYGACPLFKETTYAQGKLPIDTYKKDLDAICQEPLHLDWEALRSEIMQYGLRNSTLTALMPSETSSQIANATNGIEPPRGLVSIKASKDGILKQVVPEFQRLKNDYELLWQMKNNDGYIKLVGIMQKFVDQAISANTSYDPQRFEGGRVPMKQMLKDLLTAYKYGLKTLYYHNTRDGADDTQVDLQDDGCAGGACKI; from the coding sequence ATGAATGCAGCAAGGAACCTGAAAGTAACTAAGCGCGATGGCCGCTTAGAAGAACTGAATTTAGACAAAATCCACCGTGTGATTACATGGGCGGCCGAAGGTTTGGATAATGTTTCTGTCTCTCAGGTTGAATTGAAATCGCATATCCAGTTCTATAATGGAATACGCACCGACGATATTCATGAAACCATTATCAAAGCAGCAGCGGATTTGATTTCGGAAGAATCTCCCGACTATCAATATTTGGCTGCACGTTTGGCAATTTTCCATTTGCGGAAAATTGCTTACGGTCAATATGAGCCGCCGCATCTTTTTACCCATGTTTCAAAATTAGTGTCAGAAGGCAAATACGATAAACATCTTCTGGAAGATTACACGGAAGCAGAGTTTAACGAGCTGGAAGACTATATAGATCATGAGCGGGATATGACTTTCTCATACGCCGCAGTGAAGCAGCTTGAAGGCAAATATCTCGTACAAAACAGGGTAACGCGGGAAATCTATGAAACGCCCCAATTCCTGTATATTTTGGTGGCGATGTGTCTATTTGCCAAATATCCTAAAGAAAGCCGCTTGGGTTATGTTAAGCGCTTTTATGATGCCACCAGCCAGTTTAAAATTTCTTTACCAACACCGATTATGAGTGGCGTGCGCACGCCGACACGCCAATTCAGCTCGTGTGTGTTGATTGAATGTGACGACAGTTTGGACAGCATTAATGCCACCACCAGCTCAATTGTTAAATATGTTTCCCAACGTGCAGGCATCGGCATTAATGCCGGCCGTATCCGTGGCTTGGGCAGCGCGATTCGTGGCGGTGAGGCTCAGCATACAGGCTGTATTCCGTTCTTTAAAATGTTTCAGGCTGCCGTAAAGTCGTGTTCGCAAGGCGGTGTGCGCGGCGGAGCGGCGACGCTGTTTTACCCGCTTTGGCATATTGAAGTAGAAAGTCTGTTGGTTTTAAAGAATAACCGCGGCGTAGAAGATAACCGCGTGCGCCATCTTGATTATGGGGTTCAGATTAACCGTTTGCTTTATACGCGGTTAATTAAGGGTGGAAATATTGCTTTATTTTCGCCACATGAAGTTCCTGGGCTGTATGACGCTTTCTTTGAAGATCAAGATGAATTCGAGCGGCTTTATACGCAATACGAGCAAGATGAAAGCATCCGCAAACGCATTATTCCTGCAACCGATTTGTTCTCTCTGCTGATGCAGGAGCGCGCGAGCACCGGCCGTATTTATATTCAAAACGTCGACCATTGCAATACGCACAGCCCGTTCGACCCTAAAGTAGCACCCGTCCGCCAGTCTAACTTGTGCTTGGAAATCGCATTGCCGACCAAACCGTTGAACGATATCAACGATGAAAACGGCGAAATTGCTTTGTGCACATTGTCTGCATTTAATTTAGGCGCTTTGGAAAGCTTGGATGAGTTGGAAAGCTTGGCCGATTTGGCCGTGCGTGCCTTAGATGCTTTGCTTGATTATCAGGATTATCCGGTGAAAGCTGCTTACAATGCGACAATGAACCGCCGTACTTTGGGTATAGGGGTAATCAATTATGCGTATTACTTGGCTAAAAACGGTGTGAGATACAGCGATGATTCTGCGATTGGCCTGACACATAAGACATTTGAAGCAATCCAGTATTATTTGTTGAAAGCCTCGGTAGCTTTGGCTAAGGAATACGGCGCATGTCCGTTGTTTAAAGAAACGACTTACGCTCAAGGCAAGCTGCCGATTGACACCTATAAAAAAGACTTGGATGCTATTTGCCAAGAACCTTTGCATTTAGACTGGGAGGCGCTGCGTTCTGAAATTATGCAATATGGTTTGCGAAATTCTACCCTAACTGCATTAATGCCGTCGGAAACTTCCAGCCAAATAGCAAATGCAACCAACGGTATCGAGCCTCCGCGGGGACTGGTTTCGATAAAAGCTTCTAAAGATGGCATTTTGAAACAGGTTGTGCCTGAATTTCAGCGTTTAAAAAATGACTATGAATTGTTGTGGCAGATGAAAAATAATGACGGCTATATCAAGCTCGTGGGAATTATGCAGAAATTTGTCGACCAAGCTATTTCCGCCAATACCAGCTATGATCCGCAGCGTTTCGAAGGCGGGCGTGTGCCGATGAAACAAATGCTCAAAGACTTGTTAACAGCCTATAAATACGGTTTAAAAACATTGTATTATCATAATACCCGTGATGGTGCAGATGACACGCAAGTGGATTTGCAAGATGATGGTTGTGCAGGTGGAGCTTGTAAGATTTAA
- a CDS encoding ABC transporter permease — MQQKTFTNAFIDTIRNIFSDKGVLLMLVIAPVLYGFFYPWPYSTQAARRIPAAIVDYDKSTLSQRIIRMAEASPRLQIQMLPSEHDAKMALWKGKIGGYMVLPSGLKNDVMMQRPARTSVLANGSYLLVSKEIQTGFAEVIGTVSAGIQIKRLQAGGMTSKQAYAAQNPIPFVMQVQYNPTQGYGNYVVPGVAVLIVQQLLMMGSALLVGTWREQKRQYATMRAWAGRIFALSVMGWLMSLFYFGWVFYIQDYARGQNIGGMLAFTLLFAPTVATLGCLFGLWFQKRERSLQLLMFTSIPMFFLSGYAWPAESLPLPLQWLRWLIPSTSGIQASVRFNQVGTPFTDGAYLLLILLGLLIGYLLVLLWYVKYSEAAEADNETDINGENL, encoded by the coding sequence ATGCAACAAAAAACCTTTACCAACGCATTTATCGACACCATCCGCAACATCTTTTCCGATAAAGGTGTGTTGCTGATGCTGGTAATTGCGCCTGTGCTTTATGGTTTTTTCTATCCGTGGCCATACAGCACACAGGCGGCCCGCCGGATTCCCGCAGCAATCGTTGATTACGACAAAAGCACCCTTTCACAACGCATTATCCGCATGGCCGAAGCCAGCCCCCGCTTGCAGATTCAAATGCTGCCCAGCGAACATGATGCAAAAATGGCTTTGTGGAAAGGCAAAATCGGCGGCTATATGGTGCTGCCCTCCGGTTTGAAAAACGACGTGATGATGCAGCGCCCTGCTCGCACCAGCGTGCTGGCAAACGGCAGCTACCTTTTGGTCAGCAAAGAAATTCAGACAGGCTTTGCCGAAGTAATCGGCACGGTTTCCGCAGGCATCCAAATCAAACGCCTGCAAGCCGGCGGCATGACTTCCAAACAAGCCTATGCCGCACAAAACCCGATACCGTTTGTGATGCAGGTTCAATATAACCCCACTCAGGGTTACGGCAATTATGTTGTGCCCGGAGTGGCAGTTTTGATTGTGCAGCAGCTTTTGATGATGGGCTCCGCCTTGCTGGTGGGTACTTGGCGCGAACAAAAACGCCAATACGCCACCATGCGCGCATGGGCGGGCAGGATTTTCGCGCTTTCGGTGATGGGCTGGCTGATGTCGCTGTTTTATTTCGGTTGGGTGTTTTATATTCAAGATTATGCGCGCGGTCAAAATATCGGCGGGATGCTGGCTTTTACCCTGCTCTTCGCACCCACCGTTGCCACACTCGGCTGCTTGTTCGGCTTATGGTTCCAAAAGCGCGAGCGCTCTTTACAGCTCCTGATGTTTACCTCGATCCCCATGTTTTTCCTCAGCGGCTACGCTTGGCCCGCCGAATCACTACCGCTGCCCCTGCAATGGCTGCGTTGGCTGATTCCAAGTACATCCGGCATCCAAGCTTCGGTGCGCTTTAACCAAGTCGGCACACCGTTCACCGACGGCGCATATTTATTATTGATTTTGCTCGGGTTATTAATCGGCTATTTATTGGTTTTATTGTGGTATGTGAAATATAGTGAAGCAGCCGAAGCCGACAACGAAACAGATATAAATGGTGAGAATCTTTAA
- a CDS encoding sodium-dependent transporter translates to MSKSTHWSSKIGFILSAAGSAIGLGAIWKFPYTAGTNGGAVFFVLFLVFTILIGLPILLAEFYIGRKSGKNAIDAFKTLAPGTPWHWVGRMGVLACFILLSFYSVVGGWVLAYVVHAFRGAITAQTDFEALFQHTISDPFSAIGYQALFMLLTVSVVKGGIAQGIEKANRWLMPILFIMFLLLAARSLTLPGAMAGVSFFLKPDFGAVNASSVLTALGQAFFALSLGVSAMITYAAYLDDNQDLFRSSNSVMWLNMLVSLLAGLVIFPAVFAFGFKPDAGPGLIFIVLPAVFQQIPFGSILFAVFMLLVSFATLTSAFAMLETVLAATTHNREHKRRKTAWLLGLAIMIVGIPSALSFGILSKYTVFGKTVFDLWDYLITSWMMPIGALCIALFTAWVQNRNHVLQHMQQGSSMPPFIGSVWHAALRYLAPLAILLVFANTLGWIKL, encoded by the coding sequence ATGTCTAAATCAACACATTGGTCATCCAAAATCGGCTTTATCCTCTCCGCCGCAGGCTCCGCAATCGGGCTGGGCGCCATTTGGAAATTTCCTTACACCGCAGGCACCAACGGCGGCGCGGTATTTTTTGTGCTGTTTTTGGTGTTTACCATTTTAATCGGCCTGCCGATTTTACTAGCCGAATTTTATATCGGCAGAAAATCGGGTAAAAATGCCATTGATGCGTTCAAAACATTAGCACCCGGTACGCCCTGGCATTGGGTCGGCCGCATGGGCGTGTTGGCTTGTTTCATATTATTGTCGTTTTACAGCGTAGTGGGCGGCTGGGTGCTGGCTTATGTGGTGCACGCATTTCGCGGCGCCATTACTGCGCAAACCGACTTTGAAGCGCTCTTCCAACATACCATCAGCGACCCTTTCTCCGCCATCGGCTATCAGGCTTTGTTCATGTTGCTCACGGTTTCCGTGGTAAAAGGCGGCATTGCACAAGGCATCGAAAAAGCCAACCGTTGGCTGATGCCGATTTTGTTTATTATGTTTCTGCTGCTGGCTGCCCGATCGCTGACCTTGCCGGGTGCGATGGCCGGAGTATCGTTTTTTCTGAAGCCCGATTTCGGTGCGGTTAATGCTTCATCCGTGCTTACCGCACTGGGGCAGGCGTTTTTTGCTTTGAGCTTAGGCGTGTCGGCCATGATTACTTATGCCGCCTATCTTGACGACAATCAGGATTTGTTCCGCTCGTCAAACAGCGTGATGTGGCTGAACATGTTGGTTTCTTTGCTTGCCGGCTTGGTGATTTTCCCGGCCGTGTTCGCTTTCGGCTTCAAGCCCGATGCGGGGCCTGGGCTGATTTTTATCGTGTTGCCTGCCGTGTTCCAGCAAATTCCGTTCGGCAGCATTTTATTCGCCGTCTTTATGCTGCTGGTATCCTTTGCCACCCTGACATCGGCATTCGCCATGCTTGAAACCGTGTTGGCCGCAACCACCCACAATCGTGAACACAAACGCCGGAAAACCGCATGGTTGCTCGGCCTTGCCATTATGATTGTGGGCATTCCCTCTGCTTTGTCGTTCGGAATACTGTCGAAATATACCGTGTTCGGCAAAACCGTTTTTGATTTGTGGGATTATTTGATCACCTCATGGATGATGCCGATAGGCGCTTTGTGCATCGCCTTGTTTACCGCTTGGGTGCAAAACCGCAACCATGTGCTGCAACATATGCAGCAAGGCTCTTCCATGCCACCTTTCATAGGCTCGGTTTGGCATGCCGCATTACGCTATCTCGCTCCGCTGGCGATTTTGCTGGTGTTTGCCAACACACTCGGCTGGATCAAGCTCTAA
- a CDS encoding ABC transporter permease, which yields MNKLIEIFWQSARLEWRYLSREGWELALLLWLPLASVLLVWWIFGSATITGLPIGVLDKDHSALSRQVVRYLDSAPALKVAQTYTDERAAQQGLDKIDVYGVVVIPDDFSRQIKQGKASPLILQLNGQFGSFSGVLVRDVQAVAGTLSAGVEMKALNKRGASPQQAENTFSPIRTSTSALFNISTDYQQFLATTLIPGLLHILAMTAGAVAFGREIRDKSLHDWLNKAGCRLKRQRVRFGDALSALCGKLLWPTLAFTVWNGMLLWLLAQTHDVVPLSWLATYLGLCLMMLVSLWLGVIVTALPMSLRMGLSSTGFITAPAFAFSGIAFPRIAMPQWAQNWSDLLPLTHYLELQQGLLEMGVPWQWAAQPLLWSALAASLLMLAASKLAQRAYRLPERWGAR from the coding sequence ATGAATAAACTGATTGAAATTTTTTGGCAGAGCGCGCGTTTGGAGTGGCGCTATCTCAGCCGCGAAGGCTGGGAGCTTGCTTTGCTGCTGTGGCTGCCGCTGGCCAGCGTGTTGCTGGTTTGGTGGATATTCGGCAGCGCCACCATTACCGGTCTGCCTATCGGTGTATTGGACAAAGACCATAGCGCCCTGTCGCGCCAAGTGGTGCGCTATCTCGACAGCGCGCCTGCTTTGAAAGTGGCCCAAACCTATACCGACGAACGCGCTGCGCAACAGGGCTTGGACAAAATAGATGTGTACGGCGTGGTGGTGATTCCGGATGATTTTTCGCGTCAAATCAAGCAGGGCAAGGCCTCGCCGCTGATTTTGCAGCTTAACGGGCAGTTCGGTTCGTTTTCCGGTGTGTTGGTGCGCGATGTGCAGGCCGTGGCGGGCACGCTCTCGGCAGGGGTGGAAATGAAAGCGCTCAATAAGCGCGGTGCGTCGCCGCAGCAGGCGGAAAACACGTTCAGCCCGATACGCACGAGCACTTCCGCGCTCTTTAATATTTCCACCGACTACCAGCAGTTTTTGGCAACCACGCTGATTCCGGGGCTGCTGCATATTTTGGCGATGACGGCGGGTGCGGTGGCTTTCGGGCGGGAAATACGCGATAAAAGCCTGCATGACTGGCTGAACAAAGCCGGCTGCCGCCTGAAACGCCAACGTGTGCGGTTTGGTGATGCTTTGTCGGCTTTGTGCGGCAAGCTGTTGTGGCCGACGCTGGCTTTTACCGTGTGGAACGGAATGTTGCTGTGGCTGCTGGCGCAAACGCACGATGTGGTGCCGCTTTCATGGCTGGCCACTTATCTGGGGTTGTGTTTGATGATGCTGGTGTCGCTGTGGCTGGGCGTGATTGTTACGGCTCTGCCGATGTCGCTCCGCATGGGCTTGTCGAGCACGGGCTTTATCACCGCGCCGGCTTTTGCGTTTTCGGGCATTGCGTTCCCCCGAATCGCCATGCCGCAGTGGGCGCAGAATTGGTCGGACTTGCTGCCGCTCACGCATTATTTAGAATTGCAGCAAGGATTATTGGAAATGGGCGTGCCGTGGCAATGGGCGGCACAGCCTTTATTGTGGTCGGCGCTGGCTGCCTCGCTTCTGATGCTGGCAGCCTCCAAGCTGGCGCAGCGCGCCTACCGTTTGCCGGAGCGCTGGGGCGCAAGGTAA
- a CDS encoding exonuclease/endonuclease/phosphatase family protein produces the protein MAYLYDRRKVSFTGLAAELVLPKDKNAEQEPLQLARSPYVAGFKAGWAYLTLATVHIYYGKGVAVDPRRFDEIKSFSRTIAKHAAKLSGAPQYRPGTEVKPDNLIMLGDFNIFNRSDVTMQAITEAGFVVPEELKTIPGSNVAKNRHYDQIAYYKQLAKLKPTGRAGVFDFFEHVYRLEDEAVYAKERETKPGRSFKDWRTYRMSDHLPMWIELGIDDSDAYLDRLK, from the coding sequence ATGGCCTATCTTTATGACCGTCGCAAAGTCAGCTTCACTGGCTTGGCCGCCGAACTCGTACTGCCCAAAGACAAAAACGCCGAACAGGAGCCTTTACAACTCGCCCGTTCACCCTATGTGGCAGGTTTCAAAGCAGGCTGGGCCTACCTCACCCTCGCCACCGTACACATCTACTACGGCAAAGGCGTGGCCGTCGATCCGCGCCGATTCGACGAAATCAAATCATTCAGCCGAACCATCGCCAAGCACGCCGCCAAACTCTCCGGCGCACCGCAATACCGGCCCGGCACAGAAGTAAAACCCGACAACCTCATCATGCTCGGCGACTTCAACATCTTCAACCGCAGCGACGTTACCATGCAGGCGATTACCGAAGCCGGATTCGTCGTTCCCGAAGAACTCAAAACCATCCCCGGCTCCAACGTCGCCAAAAACCGCCACTACGACCAAATCGCCTACTACAAACAGCTTGCCAAACTCAAGCCCACCGGACGAGCAGGCGTATTCGACTTCTTCGAACACGTTTACCGCCTGGAAGACGAAGCCGTCTATGCCAAAGAGCGTGAAACCAAACCCGGCCGCAGCTTCAAAGACTGGCGCACCTACCGCATGAGCGATCACCTGCCGATGTGGATTGAGTTGGGGATTGATGATAGCGATGCTTATTTGGATAGGTTGAAATAG
- a CDS encoding tetratricopeptide repeat protein: MTENEINQLKQLAEQGDVEAQFNLGTCYRKGLGVEQSDNKAAEWYGKAAEQGHVEAQFNLGGLYHQGLGVEQSDSKAAEWYGKAAEQDDAQAQFNLGVCYDQGLGVEQNDSKAAEWYGKAAEQDDAQAQFNLGVYYHQGLGVEQSDSKAAEWYGKAAEQGHAKAQFNLGTCYRKGLGVEQSDSKATEWYEKAAEQGDVKAQFNLGVYYHQGLGVEQSDSKAAEWYRKAAEQNNTSVNNAFELMIRKDITMLLQSPTSNQLNKFIIIAEKYQDIINKLNVPSKFILKQILDIYAVIKDGQQTNIKTNIIALWGLIYQIIDTLHIKFSSDGDEQKVAHYINKNWALTLLKGKQALRLIPLQFMNDPTEGKLLTEILNNRAAITNAGYREQEDFCFIKSFSFNFNSLNQFRLYGKSDNIEASGLSLVFKQDYFLKQVENYRFSEALISQPESKDVDAKSMGEKKEESELLESRHSEGIENEQTKPKLGKLPLYRCIYLEPESLCEKDTKKWIIGVAHTDQSSFMLGTGKTSVEYQNYLKEINTITANITQYFEDLSACYGKLMKSLKPVGANSEEKIKILKVVDDIILPLSFLIKHYAFKEEQECRCFYVSPLNAEVVQVEEDKEHVFVEMENIVDELQEIYLGIKAVDSKVYIEKVIQDNFKLEDKPKVYVSNNPFK; this comes from the coding sequence ATGACTGAAAATGAAATCAATCAATTAAAACAACTTGCAGAGCAAGGTGATGTAGAAGCCCAATTCAATTTAGGCACGTGCTATCGCAAAGGTTTAGGTGTAGAGCAGAGCGACAACAAGGCAGCGGAGTGGTACGGAAAGGCGGCGGAACAAGGTCATGTAGAAGCCCAATTCAATTTAGGTGGGCTCTATCACCAAGGTTTAGGTGTAGAGCAGAGCGACAGCAAGGCAGCGGAGTGGTACGGAAAGGCGGCGGAACAAGATGATGCACAAGCCCAATTCAATTTAGGTGTGTGCTACGACCAAGGTTTAGGTGTAGAGCAGAATGACAGCAAGGCAGCGGAGTGGTACGGAAAAGCTGCGGAACAAGATGATGCACAAGCCCAATTCAATTTAGGTGTGTACTATCACCAAGGTTTAGGTGTAGAGCAGAGTGACAGCAAGGCAGCGGAGTGGTACGGAAAAGCGGCGGAACAAGGTCATGCAAAAGCCCAATTCAATTTAGGCACGTGCTATCGCAAAGGTTTAGGTGTTGAGCAGAGTGACAGCAAGGCAACGGAGTGGTACGAAAAGGCGGCGGAACAAGGTGATGTAAAAGCCCAATTCAATTTAGGTGTGTACTATCACCAAGGTTTAGGTGTAGAGCAGAGTGACAGCAAGGCAGCGGAGTGGTATAGAAAAGCAGCAGAACAAAATAATACTTCAGTAAATAATGCTTTTGAATTGATGATACGTAAAGATATAACTATGCTTCTTCAATCTCCCACAAGTAACCAATTGAATAAATTCATAATTATTGCAGAAAAATATCAGGATATTATTAATAAACTTAATGTTCCTTCAAAATTCATATTGAAGCAGATTTTAGATATATATGCGGTTATTAAAGATGGGCAACAGACTAACATTAAGACCAATATAATTGCTCTATGGGGTCTTATATATCAAATTATCGATACTTTACATATTAAATTTTCCTCGGATGGTGATGAACAAAAAGTAGCTCATTATATTAATAAAAATTGGGCACTCACTTTATTGAAAGGTAAGCAGGCTTTGCGTTTGATTCCTTTGCAATTTATGAACGACCCCACCGAAGGCAAACTGTTGACTGAAATTTTAAATAACCGTGCTGCTATTACTAATGCCGGGTATAGAGAACAAGAGGATTTTTGTTTTATTAAAAGTTTTTCTTTTAATTTCAATTCACTAAACCAATTCCGTTTGTATGGAAAAAGTGACAATATTGAAGCCAGCGGCTTAAGCTTGGTTTTTAAGCAAGATTATTTCCTTAAACAGGTAGAAAATTACAGATTCTCTGAAGCATTGATAAGCCAGCCTGAATCTAAGGATGTTGATGCTAAAAGTATGGGAGAGAAAAAAGAAGAAAGTGAATTGTTAGAATCTCGACATTCTGAAGGTATCGAAAATGAACAAACAAAACCAAAGCTTGGGAAACTGCCGCTTTATCGATGTATTTATTTAGAGCCTGAATCGTTATGTGAAAAAGACACTAAAAAATGGATTATCGGTGTTGCCCATACAGATCAATCCAGTTTTATGTTGGGAACTGGAAAAACTTCAGTTGAATATCAAAATTATTTAAAAGAGATTAATACAATCACAGCAAATATCACTCAATATTTTGAAGACCTGTCTGCTTGTTATGGTAAGTTGATGAAATCATTAAAACCTGTGGGCGCAAATAGTGAAGAAAAAATAAAAATACTGAAAGTAGTGGACGATATTATTTTGCCTTTATCGTTTTTAATCAAACACTATGCTTTTAAAGAAGAGCAGGAGTGCCGCTGTTTTTACGTTTCGCCATTGAATGCCGAAGTCGTTCAAGTAGAAGAAGATAAAGAACATGTTTTCGTCGAAATGGAAAATATTGTAGATGAATTGCAGGAAATTTATTTAGGCATCAAAGCAGTTGATAGCAAAGTGTATATTGAAAAAGTGATTCAAGATAATTTCAAATTGGAGGATAAACCTAAGGTTTATGTATCAAACAATCCGTTTAAATAA
- the guaA gene encoding glutamine-hydrolyzing GMP synthase: MTQDKILILDFGSQVTQLIARRVREAHVYCELHSYDMPLEDIKAFNPKGIILSGGPNSVYNSDYQADTGIFELGIPVLGICYGMQFMAHHLGGEVSPGDQREFGYAQVKTIDSELTRGLSDGQPNTLDVWMSHGDKVSKLPEGFCIIGDTPSCPVAMMEHAEKQFYGIQFHPEVTHTKQGRALLNRFVLDICRAQPSWTMPNYIDEAVAKIREQVGSDEVILGLSGGVDSSVAAALIHRAIGDQLTCVFVDHGLLRLNEGQMVMDMFARNLGVNVIHVDATDDFMGKLAGITDPEQKRKIIGAEFVEVFQTEAGKRQNAKWLAQGTIYPDVIESAGAKTKKAHAIKSHHNVGGLPETLNLKLLEPLRDLFKDEVRELGVALGLPREMVYRHPFPGPGLGVRILGEVKKEYADLLRRADDIFIQELRNTFDENGTSWYDLTSQAFAVFLPVKSVGVMGDGRTYEYVVALRAVVTSDFMTAHWAELPYSLLGKVSNRIINEVRGINRVVYDVSGKPPATIEWE, encoded by the coding sequence ATGACCCAAGACAAAATCCTCATACTCGATTTCGGCTCCCAAGTTACCCAGCTCATCGCCCGCCGCGTGCGCGAAGCCCATGTTTATTGCGAACTGCACTCTTACGATATGCCTTTGGAAGACATTAAAGCCTTCAATCCCAAAGGCATTATTCTTTCAGGCGGCCCCAATTCCGTTTACAACTCCGACTATCAGGCCGACACCGGCATCTTCGAGCTGGGCATTCCTGTACTCGGTATCTGCTACGGCATGCAGTTTATGGCGCATCATCTCGGCGGCGAAGTTTCCCCCGGCGACCAACGCGAATTCGGTTACGCCCAAGTCAAAACCATCGACAGCGAACTGACCCGCGGCCTTTCAGACGGCCAGCCCAACACGCTCGACGTGTGGATGAGCCACGGCGACAAAGTATCCAAACTGCCCGAAGGCTTCTGCATCATCGGCGATACCCCCAGCTGCCCCGTTGCCATGATGGAGCACGCCGAAAAACAATTCTACGGCATCCAATTCCACCCCGAAGTGACCCACACCAAACAAGGCCGCGCCTTGCTCAACCGTTTCGTGCTCGACATCTGCCGCGCACAACCCAGCTGGACGATGCCCAACTACATCGATGAAGCCGTGGCCAAAATCCGCGAGCAAGTAGGCAGCGACGAAGTGATTCTCGGCTTATCCGGCGGTGTAGATTCTTCCGTAGCCGCCGCGTTGATCCACCGCGCCATCGGCGACCAACTCACCTGCGTGTTCGTTGACCACGGCCTCCTGCGACTGAACGAAGGCCAAATGGTGATGGACATGTTCGCCCGCAACTTGGGCGTCAACGTGATTCACGTTGATGCCACCGACGACTTCATGGGCAAACTCGCCGGCATTACCGACCCCGAACAGAAACGCAAAATCATCGGCGCCGAATTCGTAGAAGTGTTCCAAACCGAAGCCGGCAAGCGCCAAAACGCCAAATGGCTGGCACAAGGCACGATTTACCCCGACGTGATCGAAAGTGCCGGTGCCAAAACCAAAAAAGCCCATGCTATCAAGAGCCACCACAACGTCGGCGGCCTGCCCGAAACCCTCAACCTGAAGCTGCTCGAACCGCTGCGCGACCTGTTTAAAGACGAAGTGCGCGAACTCGGCGTAGCCCTCGGCCTGCCGCGCGAAATGGTGTATCGCCACCCCTTCCCCGGCCCCGGCTTGGGCGTGCGCATTCTCGGCGAAGTGAAAAAAGAATACGCCGACCTCCTGCGCCGTGCCGACGATATTTTCATCCAAGAGCTGCGCAATACCTTCGATGAAAACGGCACTTCATGGTATGACCTCACCAGCCAAGCCTTTGCCGTGTTCCTGCCGGTAAAATCTGTCGGCGTCATGGGTGACGGCCGCACTTACGAATATGTGGTTGCGTTGCGCGCTGTCGTAACCAGCGACTTCATGACCGCACATTGGGCCGAACTGCCTTATTCGCTGCTGGGCAAAGTGTCCAACCGCATCATCAACGAAGTGCGCGGCATCAACCGCGTGGTGTACGACGTGAGCGGCAAACCGCCTGCCACGATTGAGTGGGAATAA